A genome region from Ctenopharyngodon idella isolate HZGC_01 chromosome 5, HZGC01, whole genome shotgun sequence includes the following:
- the ncaph gene encoding condensin complex subunit 2, with the protein MSAFSTPTSLPRQWSSPAIGHKAALSATSTPLLDNIQGNDDEQERRQRRRSKVIDLHGVADCSINEAGSHSSTATPAAVPKLSSAQISEHYSTCIKLSTENKITTKNAFGLHLIDYMADILKQKDSELNFKVAAGTLDASTKIYAVRVDAVHADAYRVLGGLGSETKPKESQDGDEEAVAEDGQGEQVAAKQTKKRPQKKTVEQNLSNINLSESEMKCEVDPMFQRMAASFDENSTAGVFLSVLFSEDSRCELRFPSHMTLLKSQPPPVPVPHQHVPASPFTGHLKTLEDRPICPSLEDFSFTRWTPEQTTNLNQLLEKMKQGEHAFDVNADIEPDEDECPDFGDNFDADVDEGRPGDCEEFKEHKEACSKSPQKGRGIIPIGEVDIATMCLQLSDQPREYSYFSPRTMATWVGPGYWLFKPGHKQDHKPDKEPRKRAPKNPLVIDFKGDINFHNYFRTTRAATTISKSALNSSNKKTTLPADFQYPPSNLSQLSLKPTNTLSAEGKKRLSGELGGDIGEYDYNNANDTANFCPGLQEGDSEDAEGFGGSDDSQTDRPNPFSLDTDDISTYGEDCLVPEPHKVNTIEINYAKTAKTMDMKKLKTSMWGLLTESPEKPAKQVESKETTEVPGEKSFSQSVRNLVQRLPSTMATNLSVPLAFVALLHLANEKNLELHKIDSMTDIIIKQGQ; encoded by the exons ATGAGCGCATTCAGTACCCCGACCTCCCTGCCACGGCAGTGGTCCTCCCCAGCAATAGGACACAAAGCCGCTCTGTCAGCCACCAGCACACCTCTTTTGGACAATATCCAAGGAAACGATGATGAACAGGAGAGACGTCAAAGACGAAGATCCAAAGTCATTGACCTTCACGGAGTGGCCGACTGTTCCATTAATGAGGCCGGTAGCCACAG TTCTACAGCTACACCAGCTGCTGTCCCAAAGCTGTCATCGGCACAGATATCTGAGCATTATTCAACCTGCATCAAGCTTTCCACTGAAAAT AAAATTACCACAAAAAATGCATTTGGTTTGCACCTCATTGATTACATGGCAGACATTCTCAAGCAGAAGGACTCAGAGCTCAACTTCAAG GTGGCAGCAGGCACCCTGGACGCCAGCACAAAAATCTATGCAGTGAGGGTGGATGCGGTCCATGCTGATGCATACAGAGTTCTGGGAGGCTTGGGCTCTGAGACCAAACCAAAAGAGA GTCAAGATGGTGATGAGGAGGCTGTAGCCGAGGATGGTCAGGGAGAGCAGGTGGCTGCTAAACAGACTAAGAAAAGACCTCAGAAGAAGACAGTGGAGCAAAACCTCAGTAACATCAATCTCTCTGAATCAGAGATGAAGTGTGAG GTGGACCCCATGTTCCAGCGCATGGCTGCTTCCTTTGATGAGAACAGTACAGCAGGAGTGTTCCTCTCTGTGCTCTTCAGCGAGGATAGTCGCTGCGAGCTGCGCTTTCCTTCACATATGACCTTGCTGAAGTCACAGCCGCCTCCTGTGCCGGTTCCCCATCAGCACGTTCCTGCTTCACCATTTACAG GCCATCTGAAGACACTAGAGGACAGGCCAATTTGTCCATCCTTAGAGGATTTCTCTTTTACTAGATGGACTCCTGAGCAG ACCACAAACCTCAATCAGCTGCTTGAGAAGATGAAGCAGGGAGAGCATGCATTCGATGTCAATGCAGACATTGAGCCAGATGAGGATGAGTGTCCAGATTTTGGGGATAATTTTGATGCAGACGTGGATGAGGGCAGACCAGGAGATTGTGAGGAGTTTAAGGAACACAAAGAAGCTTGTTCGAAGAGCCCCCAGAAAGGACG AGGTATTATTCCTATTGGCGAGGTGGATATTGCCACCATGTGTCTACAGTTGTCTGATCAGCCCAGAGAGTACTCGTACTTCAGTCCTAGGACCATGGCCACCTGGGTCGGACCTGGCTACTGGCTCTTCAAACCTGGACATAAGC AGGATCACAAACCAGACAAAGAACCTCGGAAGCGAGCACCAAAGAATCCTCTCGTTATTGACTTTAAAGGAGATATCAACTTTCATAATTACTTTCGAACAACTAGA GCAGCAACCACTATTAGTAAATCGGCTTTGAACAGCAGCAATAAGAAAACCACACTTCCAGCAGACTTCCAGTATCCACCCAGTAACCTGTCACAGCTCAGCCTCAAACCCACCAACACA CTCAGTGCAGAAGGAAAGAAGAGATTATCGGGAGAGCTGGGTGGGGACATAGGAGAGTATGATTACAACAATGCCAATGATACAGCCAACTTCTGTCCTGGTCTTCAG GAAGGGGACAGTGAAGATGCTGAAGGCTTTGGAGGATCTGATGACTCCCAAACAGACCGACCGAACCCTTTCTCTCTGGACACAGATGACATCTCTACATACGGAGAGGACTGTCTCGTCCCTGAGCCTCACAAG GTAAACACTATTGAGATAAACTATGCCAAAACGGCCAAGACGATGGACATGAAGAAGCTGAAGACCAGTATGTGGGGTCTCTTAACAGAAAGTCCTGAAAAACCAGCCAAG CAGGTGGAGAGTAAGGAGACAACAGAAGTACCTGGAGAAAAATCATTCAGCCAGTCTGTCAGAAATCTTGTACAAAg GCTTCCCTCCACCATGGCTACCAATCTCTCAGTACCGCTGGCTTTTGTGGCCCTTCTGCACTTAGCTAATGAGAAA AACTTGGAGCTGCACAAGATTGACTCCATGACAGATATCATCATCAAACAAGGCCAATGA
- the vamp8 gene encoding vesicle-associated membrane protein 8, with amino-acid sequence MGVGDPNSTEPREGESSQEVDPVKSLQSQVDGVKEIMTQNVDRILARGERLDDLMDKSEDLEAGAQNFKHTSQKVARAYWWKNVKLIVLIVVIVLVIVLIIIFLATGVIPTSSPAPKPPTVTPP; translated from the exons ATGGGGGTGGGTGATCCAAATAGTACG GAGCCAAGAGAAGGAGAGTCTTCACAGGAGGTGGATCCAGTTAAATCTCTACAGTCTCAAGTGGATGGTGTCAAGGAGATTATGACCCAGAATGTCGATCGGATCCTGGCCCGTGGAGAAAGACTGGATGATCTGATGGACAAATCCGAAGACCTGGAAGCTGGG GCCCAGAACTTCAAGCACACCTCTCAGAAGGTTGCTCGCGCTTACTGGTGGAAGAACGTGAAGCTGATTGTGCTTATTGTTGTGATAGTCCTTGTCATTGTACTGATTATCATATTCCTTGCCACTGGTGTGATCCCAACCAGTTCACCCGCACCCAAACCTCCCACCGTCACACCACCCTAG